From the Sphingobacteruim zhuxiongii genome, the window CGTTCCATGTCCTACAGCAACGCGGTCCTCATCATTTAAAATGCCATCGCCATTACTGTCTTTATATAATAAGTCGCCCTTTCCAGGTTTTCCGAATGCAGCAAATGGATTTACTGGATTACCAGTCGTTGGATCCGTAGGTGCATTCGCTATCATGGCATCAACAAGTGCTAAATCTTCGTCCGTTTGAATTAAACGATCTGTAAGTAGGATAAATTGCGTGTTGATAGCGTAGCCTTCTTGAAGTAAATTGTTGCCAGAAATTGAACGATCATCGCCTTTGAACTTGATAACTTTGTTATCGATGAATGTAAAGTTTCCGCTGACATTGAAGTTAAAGGAATCCCCAATCTTGTCGCGATAGGTAAGATTGGTCTCAATCCCTCTGTTTCTTACTTTCGCCGCATTCGTTCTGGGAATACCAGCATCCCCGACTACTAGGGGAGCAGGAAGATTGATTAAGATATTATTCGTCGTCTTGTCGAACACATCAACCGATCCAGAAAGCTTATAATCAAATAAGTCAAAATCAAGACCTAAGTTTAGTACATTAGTGCTCTCCCAGGTCATCAAGCTATTGCTCAAAGAGGTTTGTGCGAAACCGACAAACAATTGGTTCGACAATACATAGTTTGCGGAATTATAAAGTGTTTGATACTCGTAGTTATTGATTCCGCCGTTGTAGAAAAAGACATCATCTACGGTTCCATTATTACCCAGAGATCCATAAGAGGCTCTCAGTTTTAACGTTGGCATCCATGCAACATCATAAAACTCTTCTGACGAGATTTTCCAACCGAAGGATGCTGATGGGAAAGTTCCCCACCGTGTGCTTCCGCTCTTAAATCTAGAGGAACCATCCGTACGTAAGTTGGCTTCCAAAAGGTATTTGTCGTCAAAAGAGAGGTTGATACGTCCGAAAAATGAACGCATTGCCCAATCTGTTGTATTTCCCGATGCGGAAGCGTCCATCGTCGCGGCATTTAATACGCTTAAAGATGGATCTATTAAATCAAGCTTTGAAGCAGCGAACCATCCATCTTTCAATAATTCTTGACTCGCTCCAACCATCACCTCATATTTTAAGCGATCGTCAAACGTTTTATTTTCGTATTTAGCAATTCCGTCCATGTAATATCTGTACGTTTTCACAGATTGATTGGTCACCGAGCTCCGACCCGTGCCAGCTGTGGCAACGGAATTCGTTAGGAAGTTCCAACGATCGTTAAAGACAGGTTGACTGTAGATAAAATCATCATTATACGTGTATGAATATGAACCCTCGATCGACAGACCTTTTGTTGGTTTTAATTTTGCGAAGAAACGACTAACAAAGCGATTTTTGTTGATATCACCTTTCTGAGCATATAAACGATGTAGAATATTGTTCGATTGTGGGTCATCTTCTGGGTTATTTGGTGAACCAAATCTGCCGTCCGGAGCTCTTAGAACCATGCCTGGCGTGCTCGCAGCTGCGTATAAGAATACATCGTTAATTAGATTGGTGCCAATTTGTGTTTTGGAAACTACACCATTGATATTCGCACCTAATGATAACCAAGGCTTGATATCTGCTTCCAAATTAATCCGACCGGTGTGTCGTTTATAGTTTGCTTGCTCAATAATTCCAGGATTGTCCAATAAACCATAAGATCCAAAGAATTTTATCTTCTCGCTACCGCCAGTAAAAGATAAGTTATGGTTTTGTGATATTTTATTCTGAAATAAAGATTCAACCCAATCCACATTAGGATACATTAATGGATCGCCATTCTCATTGGCACGCCATAAGTCTATCTTTTCCTGTGAGAAAATTGGCTTCGCATTAGCGTCTCCGTTCTTGGAGCCCTCATTTACTAATTCCATGTAATCTGCATAATTGGAGATCATCGTCATGACATTGGAAGGCTGTTGAGAAGAGAAATAATTGTTGTAAATCACTTTAAACTGATCGGTTTTACCGCGCTTTGTAGTGATTAGGATTACGCCATTGGCTGCTCTTGATCCATAGATGGAGGCTGAAGCCGCATCTTTTAATACAGAGATACTTTCCACATCTTGCGGGTTAATCAAGTTCATATCGCCCACAACGCCATCAATAACCACTAATGGGTTAGCGTTGTTTAATGTACCTTGACCACGAACACGAAGCGTACCGCCATCAGCACCTGGACGTCCAGAACCTTGCGTTACTGACAAACCGGGCGCTTGTCCCGCAAGTCCTGCAGATAAAGAAGTGATGGGACGACTACCAACGACATCGTCCATTTTAACGGAAGATACCGCACCGGTTAAGTTTTCTTTTTTCTGTGTTCCGAAGCCGACTACCACAACTTCGTCGATATTCGTATCGCTAACTTCTAGGGTAATCGTCAGGGGGCTGTTGTTTTGAACAATAACCTCTTGACTTTGAAATCCTATAGAACTTACGATTAGCGTGGAGTTCGCTGGCACTGCAGGCATTTCAAAATTACCCTCGGAATCTGTTTTGACAGATACCGTACTGCCTTTGCGAGTAACTGTAGCAGCCGCAATAGGGGTTCCGTCGGCTGATGTTACCTTTCCGCGCAACACCTGTTGCCGATAGGATTCTGAAATACTTGGTGTGGTTAAATTGTTTGCTGATGCTTGAAGTTGCTGCGAACTGGTCAGGCAAAGCGCAAGAAGAATGGTCCAACCTACTGCGGGTTTGGGGGTCCAATCTCCTTTTCCAAGGGGAGGGAATTTATTAATCATTTTTACCGTTGTTAATTGGTTAGTATATTAGTCAATCCTAAAATAGGCGTTTATTCACCAAGGCGATGGAATAATCACGAAAACGATTTCTTAAATAGTAAACCGATTTGGCTTGTGATTTATTTCCATTCGATAAAAAGGAAGATAAATTCATTACAGAAGTTCGTATATTAGAAATACTTATGGCAGCAACCTTTCTAATCGATGAACAAACCTTAAAAGATATTCAGCTAAGAGACTTTAGGGGGCGAACAATTTTTGATTTTTTTGACCAAGCAATTACTGAAGGCGGACAGGATTACTTTCGTGATGTTTTTTATACTCCTTTATTAAATATTGAGGGAATCAAAGCACGCCAAACGAAAATCCGTAGGCTCGAACCTGTTGCTGATGTTGAATTTCCTTTTTATCGGGTTATCATTAAGGATTTAGAGAAGTATATCCATGCTTCGCACTCTGGAGCAAGTCAAGGCCTTAGTTTTTTAGACTTCTTAGGTGTACGGTCGCCAATTTATTATTACCGGAAGCGATCAATTCTAGAAGCGTCGGAATTCTTAATTTCCTCCATGAAATTCTATAAGGAAGTCAATAAACATCATCCATATGAAGATATGGCTGAAATGATTGATTTAACGCAAGATTGCCTGAGTCAGCTTTATAAGGGGAAAGTATTCAATACCGATAAATTAAAAGTCAACATCTTCAATATCGATTCGCTGGATCGACTAATACGCTATGAACTTGCGGCTAAACTCAAGAAATTAATCTGTTTCTTTTTTGAGGTTGATGCCTACCTTGCCGTGGCGAAGATCTCCAAAAGTCTAGGCTTCTGCTATCCAGAAGTATTTCCGAAGAATGAAACCGGTGAGATCAGAATGGAAGGCGTTTACCATATTTTTCATAAGGCGCCTGTCAAAAACGATGTGACCTTAAGTAATAATAAGAAGATTTGGTTTCTTACCGGTGCAAATATGGCTGGGAAGTCTTCGATTATTAAGACCATATCTTCCGCGTTGTATTTAACCCATATTGGCTTTCCTGTGCCTGCCGACGAGATTAAGACCGACCTAATCGATGGTGTATTTACCAGTATCAACTTACAAGATAATCTGGAGCTCGGCTATAGCCACTTTTACGTGGAGGCTATTCGATTAAAAGAAATCGTTGATCAACTGCCTGTAGATTCGAATGCCTTAATTATCCTCGACGAATTATTCAAAGGAACTAATCATAGCGATGCATCACATGCTATTCTCGATGTTATGCGTAATCTAGCACAAGTGGATGGACCTTATGTTATTGTTTCTTCTCATATTACTGAGCTGTCTCAACAATTAAAAGATATTCCTAACATCGATTTTATGCGCATGAAAATCGAAGCCGATGAAAATGGGTTGCCAGTTTTTACGTACAAGATTGCACAGGGAATTGCAGAAGAGAAGCTAGGTATGTGGTTACTAAAACAGAGTGGTGTTTTTACTT encodes:
- a CDS encoding SusC/RagA family TonB-linked outer membrane protein produces the protein MINKFPPLGKGDWTPKPAVGWTILLALCLTSSQQLQASANNLTTPSISESYRQQVLRGKVTSADGTPIAAATVTRKGSTVSVKTDSEGNFEMPAVPANSTLIVSSIGFQSQEVIVQNNSPLTITLEVSDTNIDEVVVVGFGTQKKENLTGAVSSVKMDDVVGSRPITSLSAGLAGQAPGLSVTQGSGRPGADGGTLRVRGQGTLNNANPLVVIDGVVGDMNLINPQDVESISVLKDAASASIYGSRAANGVILITTKRGKTDQFKVIYNNYFSSQQPSNVMTMISNYADYMELVNEGSKNGDANAKPIFSQEKIDLWRANENGDPLMYPNVDWVESLFQNKISQNHNLSFTGGSEKIKFFGSYGLLDNPGIIEQANYKRHTGRINLEADIKPWLSLGANINGVVSKTQIGTNLINDVFLYAAASTPGMVLRAPDGRFGSPNNPEDDPQSNNILHRLYAQKGDINKNRFVSRFFAKLKPTKGLSIEGSYSYTYNDDFIYSQPVFNDRWNFLTNSVATAGTGRSSVTNQSVKTYRYYMDGIAKYENKTFDDRLKYEVMVGASQELLKDGWFAASKLDLIDPSLSVLNAATMDASASGNTTDWAMRSFFGRINLSFDDKYLLEANLRTDGSSRFKSGSTRWGTFPSASFGWKISSEEFYDVAWMPTLKLRASYGSLGNNGTVDDVFFYNGGINNYEYQTLYNSANYVLSNQLFVGFAQTSLSNSLMTWESTNVLNLGLDFDLFDYKLSGSVDVFDKTTNNILINLPAPLVVGDAGIPRTNAAKVRNRGIETNLTYRDKIGDSFNFNVSGNFTFIDNKVIKFKGDDRSISGNNLLQEGYAINTQFILLTDRLIQTDEDLALVDAMIANAPTDPTTGNPVNPFAAFGKPGKGDLLYKDSNGDGILNDEDRVAVGHGTAPRVTYGFNLGFDYKGFDFNVFLQGAAGNKLIYSDIHYTPTVRWGYQLNKEIVDGRWVEGKTDATFPRLLPYTDTRNTRGSDFWLQNKAYLRVKNIQLGYTFPNELTQRFAVQNLRLFGSLENFWTATSYKGFDPEVSGTNYPTMKQVVFGIGLTF
- a CDS encoding MutS-related protein — encoded protein: MAATFLIDEQTLKDIQLRDFRGRTIFDFFDQAITEGGQDYFRDVFYTPLLNIEGIKARQTKIRRLEPVADVEFPFYRVIIKDLEKYIHASHSGASQGLSFLDFLGVRSPIYYYRKRSILEASEFLISSMKFYKEVNKHHPYEDMAEMIDLTQDCLSQLYKGKVFNTDKLKVNIFNIDSLDRLIRYELAAKLKKLICFFFEVDAYLAVAKISKSLGFCYPEVFPKNETGEIRMEGVYHIFHKAPVKNDVTLSNNKKIWFLTGANMAGKSSIIKTISSALYLTHIGFPVPADEIKTDLIDGVFTSINLQDNLELGYSHFYVEAIRLKEIVDQLPVDSNALIILDELFKGTNHSDASHAILDVMRNLAQVDGPYVIVSSHITELSQQLKDIPNIDFMRMKIEADENGLPVFTYKIAQGIAEEKLGMWLLKQSGVFTSIDRLKGGSAK